The following are encoded together in the Babesia microti strain RI chromosome II, complete genome genome:
- a CDS encoding conserved Plasmodium protein, unknown function (overlaps_old_locusTagID:BBM_II03760), producing MPWSGVPITICTPKSLPSDYFKKSIQGGIKNTFDSSVSLDNFDKLFQSRTYLSKQSEIREIDGKSDSFHYWKIVEQVTSFVKDKHSYRVSLVTFEYGNVNLSNQKLVEDSNSKIFFQIQITNYDVVKHGYFTEIHLNIDKTCIALVSQSSCCVCHLPNLENEITTKINSKKFGPVCIVPNAYTGYLLHDVHLNESNNFYTMDERDLYYKTSSHIVKVKWHHNFNNFICILEKNSNNRHFDFQTYFRIYNISKNIDVPVYKLKIDSSAWKNTFCRTMDYKDSDTIHNMCYGDEKDLSFDTNVKLEHENSGNIVDFTIGIHDPDNVWQEYTLYLLHEYGFVYIYTPIIFFDLNLSNEDRVMMISNTTYHLLNSNFISTENLSQELYTELNLLLYSSSESIHNPRLICTTFSQGHDMNTSFVILSHSPTFIFAIINSLGTLSIYASDFSLFPSVPALANYWSQSIDSVCIYTINYSILNPVLFPVKNSQESVLIYSTKSYYFLMLNMSTCDGSKIISSKYSSYMKNKNLDNIVELTYGGCNILLFNALMSKLDQGYSIYSHPCYIHTSDRSEISVFVNEYPIECRFMRPLGFCAIRPVIEKGCSDNNLSVNCITGEIQKFRNEFTDLLEKVRNEMATKNSMVNKTFNILTSLQSLHRTVNRFNELEKFYSFLLVKVKETHEDNIKNTLEYIDSSATHSSQVKSIIQDRIDKIKKCNGIIQSRYKNINTVFKDLVAKNECQNVKVYYNNFMTRIDCIIAEFVHLYLQYQCIECIKLRAQINGYETIKDKPVLSRFGPSVATLEHLLTSGSYSSTSASLLKSFPRSLSRDPPRSTISQLSRSQRSHSQISRKEAMDMKLSCEDKGQVLSCENCIMLKDAFKKYIVLIKNINRGLNKAVF from the exons atgCCTTGGAGTGGAGTACCAATTACTATTTGTACGCCAAAATCACTTCCTAGTGATTACTTCAAAAAAAGTATTCAAGGTGGAATCAAAAACACTTTCGATTCCTCAGTATCCCTGGATAACTTTGACAAACTGTTTCAATCAAGAACTTACTTGTCAAAACAATCCGAGATTAGGGAGATTGACGGTAAATCCGACAGTTTCCACTACTGGAAAATTGTAGAACAGGTTACTAGCTTTGTCAAGGATAAGCACTCTTATCGAGTCTCACTTGTCACATTTGAGTATGGCAATGTTAACCTTTCAAACCAAAAATTGGTGGAGGATAGTAactcaaaaatattttttcagattcaaattacaaattatgaTGTAGTAAAACATGGCTATTTTACTGAGATACATCTTAACATAGATAAAACTTGTATCGCATTAGTTTCACAATCTTCGTGTTGCGTTTGTCATCTACctaatttggaaaatgagATTACTACAAAGATAAATAGTAAAAAATTCGGTCCAGTTTGCATTGTACCAAATGCATATACTGGATATTTGTTGCACGATGTACATTTAAATgaatcaaacaatttttatactaTGGATGAAAGGGATTTGTACTACAAAACCTCTTCACATATTGTGAAAGTTAAATGGCATCACAATTTCAACAACTTTATATGCATTTTAGAAAAGAATTCAAATAATAGACACTTTGACTTCCAAACATATTTCCGCATATACAACATaagtaaaaatattgatgTACCGGTTTATAAACttaaaattgattcatCTGCCTGGAAAAACACATTTTGTCGCACTATGGATTACAAAGACTCAGATACCATTCATAACATGTGTTACGGGGACGAGAAAGATTTGTCTTTTGATACAAACGTGAAGCTTGAACATGAGAATTCTGGCAACATTGTAGACTTTACGATTGGCATTCACGATCCAGATAATGTGTGGCAGGAATATACGCTTTATTTGTTGCATGAATATGGGtttgtatacatttatacCCCGATCATTTTTTTCGACCTCAATCTCTCGAACGAGGATAGGGTCATGATGATTTCAAACACCACCTACCACCTACTAaactcaaattttatatcgACTGAGAATTTATCGCAGGAACTTTATACTGAGTTGAATCTTTTGCTTTACAGCTCATCAGAATCAATCCACAATCCGAGACTTATTTGTACAACTTTTTCGCAGGGCCATGATATGAATACTTCCTTTGTAATACTTTCTCACTCACCCACGTTTATTTTTgctataataaattcattagGAACTTTGTCAATTTACGCTAGCGACTTTTCACTATTTCCATCGGTGCCAGCTCTTGCCAATTATTGGTCCCAGTCAATCGATTCtgtttgtatatatactatCAACTATTCCATCTTAAATCCGGTATTATTTCCCGTCAAAAACAGTCAAGAATCAGTACTTATCTACTCCACTAAg tCCTATTACTTTCTTATGCTTAACATGAGCACATGTGATGGATCCAAGATCATCTCTAGCAAATATTCTAGTTATATGAAGAATAAgaatttagataatatcGTGGAACTAACCTATGGTGGATGTAATATACTGTTATTCAATGCTTTGATGTCGAAATTGGATCAGGGCTATAGCATATATTCCCACCCGTGCTACATACACACTAGTGACAGATCCGAGATAAGCGTTTTTGTCAACGAATATCCCATAGAATGCAGATTTATGAGACCCTTAGGATTTTGTGCTATCAGACCCGTAATTGAGAAAGGTTGTtctgataataatttatccGTAAATTGTATCACCGGTGAGATCCAAAAGTTTCGAAATGAATTTACCGATCTACTAGAAAAAGTACGCAATGAAATGGCcacaaaaaattccatGGTCAACAAAACATTCAACATATTAACCTCATTGCAGTCATTGCATCGTACAGTTAACAGATTTAACGAACTTGAGAAATTCTACTCCTTTTTACTGGTTAAGGTTAAGGAAACGCATGAGGATAACATCAAAAATACCCTTGAGTACATTGATTCTTCTGCAACCCATTCTTCTCAAGTAAAATCTATCATACAAGATagaattgataaaattaaaaaatgtaac GGCATTATTCAGAGTagatacaaaaatattaacaCTGTTTTCAAAGATTTAGTGGCTAAGAACGAGTGCCAGAATGTTAAGGTGTActataataatttcatgACTAGAattgattgtataataGCAGAATTCGTCCATCTATATCTGCAGTACCAATGCATCGAATGCATTAAGCTAAGGGCTCAGATAAACGGTTATGAAACCATAAAGGATAAGCCTGTGCTATCTCGTTTTGGACCATCTGTGGCTACACTAGAGCATTTATTAACGTCTGGTTCTTATTCCAGCACCTCTGCGAGTTTACTTAAATCTTTCCCCCGTTCCTTATCACGCGATCCCCCAAGATCAACAATATCCCAACTATCTAGATCCCAAAGATCTCATTCACAGATTTCTAGGAAGGAGGCTATGGATATGAAATTGTCTTGCGAGGATAAGGGTCAGGTATTAAGCTGTGAGAATTGCATAATGTTGAAGGATGCCTTCAAAAAGTACATTGTGCTTATCAAAAACATTAACCGAGGGTTGAACAAAGCCGTGTTCTAA
- a CDS encoding hypothetical protein (overlaps_old_locusTagID:BBM_II03755): MTCNVSQQLELLRQQRSRVSINRYHFKELQSLIPNCWANVKQFDIQFDKCSQLFETPNEVSFNSSSHKSDEIHDTTLPTNIDFMDQQQLAQLDNLVTLFLDLSLPYNMKKDVQTLVWYLIFSYQASIRYSTNLLLYILPRHLSSFYLDLIPHLSFSKDSTFRAYKTSINPSREYITSVTIKHFNNYQQLSLLARRLCIEMDRDEQNSELMAFYNSIQIELFNQPGGIRDNQLRYFVVNAMEALKFPKKRNYYNTYLCGISALFFKINLSIEIQNDIIHSLVKPAFDGAGNAANCSNLKEIILLISTSLKHQNKIGKLPIKWINLIATNHEYQRELFVCLGELIEAEIEPFRFCELITTTILDETQYDDSMIGQYVQVLLNLISHLNQCNSNSTNQLASSIVLTILNKLENICTIVNENLCIQIDGRLDFFALYKYQLSLLYKLLKNISNTFPRLYSILIRSPINANEHFMNFLKMATTEPNEVDPALELDSSIQYISNIAIFEHDIALNIVKLSLERFQHWSQSNTENDKLSLLASKLVSLLPNYRSQILNNTNLWQFVSRMQCKGDFLPIIYQLIRDIMCEVDNSIIECLCDGLVRVDKDQLFTNDYTFLEYCLNNLESSKDLFTCIDIITQIGGDYPGLSHVLGPISFFLTKLAQNNNLNGRLKTYITSSCLTLNSINCCYNWAEMSTQYIADVISPPDSDASRPILSIHILMEYLDYLCADSCVNNAGKIITVMTALIQSLDKAMELAKISSTKHVDKIPLISTLANSFHSFSIQLLALTKPHASRNSLTEFQDWVIYNILVIGCTNDILYRALCKSIQTSHNTTVYSLNLINCRLKLGLVSQTVYKGSNDSVNLSICNCYQGLEGESFASDLAEFLGEKSCDTSDLEGLEGKNIIQCINCPGFRLRRSDVSSVKLYKRLLKFLNMTKKDSSTAMLILLIYLAPLIIKHEYIEPTIGFIRSVIENKCNFDIVSTMKSFVSDGFLVSDPLKCNFNIPKSDINNFVSDFLSDKSDTSIFANFLVMLKTLLSKYQKVAQSVIFLSHFLPINILRHSKPLYTMIGLNKFTYTSTFQLFCDIGNSSNRIDARGMGIMLNVLRIITFVTNEKVRDKKFSNNYVRSIILPLSSVNSTNDGVNEFWREMAKKLLIYSLHLALKLNMLQYLDDQLLGEIILLLGENVYLSGIFQQESLAINMSKTFKYLLNLIKDDGRRSYQVANVLVIMSDHLPSAKLLPDIIAKIELHTGDLKVALFLSACKIAGKYLDHTPSVGIQLIKMGIDGWWGDSHKYCTETSITFINLCRGFAKVCPEVSSLILDEMKKLSNPVFEGLNALISHLIKTALVGLTGVDTYKNASGSRRLETTKTAAIVWNNYSTGILLSTGSEFAPIDYYIYSAEILRSGRIDRKFYESLVDLDKVKVILSMSSMLNSGITTELQPKLEILAELVSMESESGVLQITTAVQSEKDTHEYKKIRLIGDILHNLLTLLTKCEYPSIKRSVKLLFSKTHLLLNTPHLILAILDYPYYYSPNEQITVTSSQEDIPVLMELFKLLTNIFNRDIVNGVISDSLKGLEVSILYYKIACILSKLYKFNPHVILKSFIFLVRVKCSDSKVLRTIVYPLVSTENETTQNLPKQDIYLLCKLVNLSTSIPNVEAVLGELGLGMIKALIIFNKSFTASEKNVLVDVMICTTIATLSAFVKITSDVSDDLFYLSLGTEQVAIRTKILISLAKSLSFPHLTKLICDSYVKFSCDTVDNCICGFNLMEFYVQHFQGEITVQNRKITQMIIKLITKCSQFETIANYPNIDSITLADYINKVEENDDTFSRFHFHMGKLLTSWFGKTTLFEMTSFLQTFRSICNAKSPQAVRYHHLYLYLVGNILCQFKHVPKVDTMLLPTVLPIVNVSFASISLDVLQNCDIQKNLYFTNVTLSLTILAAMKEYIISVQLMSDLVESLALSICAIEAVYTGCNAWDDDRTISNGKRKREKEEKLDKYPGKYICLWQKIIETILVAVLSDDNYEIACKGLVKQLSLGSTFFKKTLLSSLFNIWSKIDTRDDCYDAYLVDRLGSSGRELTVIVKDLEFDGDYQVASLAKRLGKRLESFCYRCNQIEIDE; the protein is encoded by the coding sequence ATGACTTGCAACGTTTCCCAGCAGTTAGAGCTCCTCCGGCAGCAAAGGTCCCGAGTGTCAATCAACCGATACCACTTTAAGGAATTGCAATCGCTAATTCCTAATTGCTGGGCTAAtgttaaacaatttgatatacAGTTTGATAAATGCAGCCAATTATTTGAAACCCCAAATGAAGTATCATTTAACAGTTCATCACATAAATCTGATGAAATCCATGACACTACATTGCCAACAAATATAGATTTTATGGACCAGCAGCAGCTGGCCCAGTTGGACAATTTAGTTACTCTGTTTCTAGACTTATCTCTTCCCTATAACATGAAAAAGGATGTGCAAACTTTGGTCTGGTATCTAATCTTTTCTTACCAGGCCAGTATCCGATACTCGACCAATTTGCTCTTGTACATACTACCAAGGCACTTGTCCAGCTTTTACCTAGACCTGATACCACATCTAAGTTTTAGCAAAGATTCAACTTTCAGGGCCTATAAAACAAGTATTAATCCATCGCGGGAATACATCACAAGTGTTACAATTAAGCACTTTAACAATTACCAGCAATTGTCTCTTCTAGCGAGGAGGTTGTGCATTGAAATGGATAGGGATGAGCAGAATTCAGAATTAATGGCATTCTATAATTCAATACAAATTGAACTATTTAATCAGCCAGGAGGAATTCGTGATAACCAATTAAGATACTTTGTCGTCAATGCTATGGAAGCGCTCAAGTTTCCGAAGAAAAGGAATTATTACAACACTTATCTTTGTGGCATATCAGCcttatttttcaaaattaatttatcaattgaaaTACAGAACGATATAATCCACTCATTGGTCAAACCGGCATTTGATGGAGCTGGCAATGCTGCTAATTGCAGCAATTTGAAAGAGATAATACTATTAATATCCACATCGTTGAAGCACCAAAACAAGATAGGCAAATTGCCCATTAAGTGGATTAATTTAATAGCCACAAATCATGAATATCAACGAGAATTGTTTGTTTGTCTCGGGGAACTGATAGAGGCAGAAATTGAACCTTTCAGGTTTTGTGAACTAATAACAACTACAATTCTAGATGAGACTCAATATGACGATTCTATGATTGGCCAATATGTACAAGTATTGTTAAACCTGATAAGCCATCTCAATCAATGCAATTCAAACTCCACAAATCAATTGGCTAGTTCTATCgttttaacaattttaaacaagTTAGAAAACATTTGCACTATTGTCAATGAAAATCTTTGCATTCAGATTGACGGTAGGTTGGATTTTTTTGCCCTGTATAAGTATCAGTTGTCACTTTTATACAAACTgctgaaaaatatatcaaacaCTTTTCCCAGGCTATATAGTATTCTAATTAGGTCTCCAATTAACGCTAATGAGCattttatgaattttttaaagatGGCTACCACGGAACCAAATGAAGTTGATCCGGCTCTAGAATTGGACAGTtctatacaatatattagcAATATCGCAATTTTTGAGCATGATATAGCACTGAACATAGTTAAATTGTCTCTGGAACGATTTCAACATTGGAGCCAATCAAACACTGAAAATGACAAACTTTCACTATTGGCAAGCAAACTAGTATCATTGCTACCAAATTACCGTAGCCAAATATTGAACAATACAAATCTTTGGCAATTTGTTTCAAGAATGCAATGCAAAGGTGATTTTTTGCCCATCATATACCAACTAATAAGGGATATAATGTGCGAAGTAGATAACTCAATTATTGAGTGTCTATGCGACGGATTGGTAAGAGTAGACAAAGATCAGTtatttacaaatgattATACATTCTTAGAATATTGtttgaataatttggaGTCGTCTAAGGATTTGTTTACTTGCATAGATATAATTACCCAGATTGGAGGAGATTATCCAGGGCTCAGCCATGTTTTGGGTCCCATATCCTTTTTCTTGACCAAATTGGCCCAAAATAATAATCTCAATGGCAGGCtaaaaacatatataacatCTAGCTGTTTGACACTCAATTCCATAAATTGTTGCTACAACTGGGCTGAAATGTCAACTCAATATATCGCAGATGTGATAAGTCCTCCAGATTCTGATGCCTCTAGGCCAATACTGTCGATTCATATTCTGATGGAGTACTTGGATTATTTATGCGCTGATagttgtgtaaataatgcTGGTAAAATCATTACTGTCATGACTGCGTTGATACAATCACTAGATAAGGCGATGGAATTGGCTAAAATATCTTCCACAAAACACGTTGACAAGATTCCCCTCATATCTACGTTGGCAAATTCATTccattcattttcaatacaattattagcACTTACAAAACCACACGCAAGCCGCAATTCATTGACGGAGTTTCAAGATTGGgttatttataacatacTGGTAATAGGTTGTACCAACGATATTTTATATCGGGCACTCTGCAAATCAATCCAAACCTCACACAATACCACTGTATACTCGCTCAATCTCATAAATTGCCGCCTTAAATTGGGTTTGGTGAGCCAAACAGTTTATAAGGGTTCAAATGACTCCGTCAACCtttcaatttgtaattgttATCAGGGTTTGGAGGGGGAATCATTTGCAAGTGATCTGGCTGAATTTTTGGGTGAGAAAAGTTGTGATACGTCTGATTTGGAGGGTTTAGAAGGTAAGAATATTATACAGTGTATTAATTGTCCTGGGTTTAGACTGAGACGTTCAGATGTATCTTCTGTGAAATTGTACAAAAGGTTGCTGAAATTTCTCAACATGACAAAGAAAGATTCGTCAACTGCCATGTTGATTTTACTGATTTATCTAGCCCCGTTAATTATCAAACATGAGTACATTGAGCCTACGATTGGGTTTATCAGGTCGGTAATTGAGAACAAGTGTAATTTCGACATTGTTAGTACAATGAAATCGTTTGTGTCTGATGGATTTCTGGTTTCAGATCCACTGAAATGTAACTTTAACATACCAAAATCCGACATAAATAACTTTGTGTCTGATTTTTTAAGCGATAAAAGCGACACAAGCATATTTgcgaattttttagtaatGCTCAAAACAttattatctaaatatcAGAAGGTGGCACAGTCagttatttttttatccCATTTTTTGCCTATAAACATATTACGTCATTCCAAGCCACTATACACGATGATTGGGttgaacaaatttactTACACTAGCACTTTTCAACTGTTTTGCGATATAGGCAATTCCAGTAATAGAATAGATGCAAGGGGCATGGGGATTATGTTAAATGTATTAAGGATTATTACTTTTGTTACAAATGAGAAGGTAAGGGATAAAAAgttttcaaataattacgTCAGGAGCATTATTTTACCATTATCTTCTGTTAACTCTACCAATGATGGGGTTAATGAATTTTGGAGGGAGATGGCCAaaaagttattaatttactCACTTCACTTGGCTCTTAAGTTGAATATGCTACAGTATTTGGATGATCAGTTGCTTGGTGAAATTATTCTTTTATTGGGCGAAAATGTCTACTTGAGCGGAATTTTTCAACAAGAAAGTTTGGCCATTAATATGAGCAAAACGTTCAAATATCtgctaaatttaattaaagATGATGGTAGACGGTCGTACCAAGTGGCAAATGTGTTGGTCATCATGTCAGATCACTTGCCATCGGCAAAATTGTTGCCGGATATCATCGCAAAAATTGAGTTACATACTGGTGATTTGAAAGTGGCGTTGTTCCTTTCTGCTTGTAAAATTGCAGGGAAATATCTAGACCACACTCCAAGTGTGGGAATTCAGCTGATTAAAATGGGAATTGATGGCTGGTGGGGAGACTCTCACAAATATTGCACCGAAACGTCAATTACttttatcaatttgtgCAGAGGGTTTGCCAAGGTTTGCCCTGAGGTATCTAGTTTGATATTGGATGAGATGAAGAAGCTGTCAAATCCAGTATTTGAGGGATTAAATGCTTTGATTTCACATCTGATAAAGACCGCCCTTGTTGGTTTGACTGGAGTTGATACTTATAAGAATGCTTCCGGCTCTAGAAGATTGGAAACCACTAAAACTGCAGCTATTGTCTGGAACAACTACTCCACAGGCATATTACTATCAACTGGTAGCGAATTTGCCCCTATTGACTACTATATTTACTCTGCAGAAATTTTACGCAGTGGGAGAATTGACCGTAAATTTTACGAGTCATTGGTGGATCTAGACAAGGTGAAGGTGATTTTGTCCATGTCTTCCATGCTAAACAGTGGAATAACTACCGAATTACAGCCAAAACTGGAAATTTTAGCCGAATTAGTGTCTATGGAATCTGAATCAGGGGTCTTACAAATTACAACAGCTGTTCAATCTGAGAAGGATACACATGAATACAAAAAGATTAGACTTATTGGGGacattttacacaatttgCTTACATTATTGACAAAGTGCGAGTATCCCTCTATTAAGCGATCGGTGAAGTtgttattttcaaaaactCACCTCCTGTTAAATACACCGCACCTGATACTGGCAATATTGGATTACCCATACTATTACAGTCCAAACGAGCAAATAACTGTTACTAGCAGCCAGGAGGATATCCCAGTGTTAATGGaattgttcaaattattgacaaacattttcaatcGGGACATTGTAAATGGGGTGATTTCTGATAGTTTGAAAGGGCTCGAGGTTTCAATTTTGTACTACAAAATAGCCTGTATTTTATCCAAACTTTACAAGTTTAACCCTCATGTAATACTCAAATCTTTTATCTTTCTGGTTAGGGTGAAGTGTTCTGATTCTAAAGTGTTGCGTACAATTGTGTATCCTTTGGTATCTACTGAGAATGAAACTACccaaaatttaccaaagCAggacatttatttattgtgtaagttggtaaatttatctacatCAATTCCCAATGTGGAAGCTGTACTTGGAGAATTGGGGTTGGGAATGATAAAGGCGCtgattatatttaacaaatccTTCACCGCCAGTGAGAAGAATGTATTGGTAGATGTGATGATATGTACGACTATAGCAACATTGTCAGcttttgttaaaattacGAGCGATGTTTCTGACGACCTGTTTTATTTATCACTTGGAACAGAGCAGGTGGCAATTAGGACTAAGatattaatatcattggCAAAGTCCCTTTCATTTCCTCATTTGACCAAGTTAATATGTGACAGTTACGTCAAATTCTCCTGTGATACAGTTGATAATTGTATCTGCGGCTTTAATTTAATGGAATTTTATGTACAGCATTTTCAGGGCGAAATCACGGTTCAAAACCGAAAAATTACCcaaatgattattaaattaatcacaaaATGCTCTCAATTTGAGACAATTGCCAATTATCCCAACATTGACTCAATAACATTGGCAGACTACATCAATAAGGTGGAGGAAAACGATGATACTTTCTCAAgatttcattttcatatGGGGAAATTACTAACAAGCTGGTTTGGAAAAACTACTTTATTTGAGATGACAAGCTTTCTCCAAACGTTTAGAAGTATCTGTAACGCGAAATCCCCACAGGCAGTGAGATATCACCACTTGTACCTATACCTGGTTGGCAATATTTTGTGCCAATTTAAACATGTTCCTAAGGTGGATACCATGTTGTTACCTACAGTTTTGCCCATTGTAAACGTTTCATTTGCCTCAATTAGTCTAGATGTTCTACAAAATTGTGATATCCAAAAGAATTTATACTTTACAAATGTTACATTGTCGTTGACAATCTTGGCTGCAATGAAGGAGTATATTATATCGGTACAGCTCATGTCAGATTTGGTTGAATCCCTGGCTCTTTCAATCTGTGCTATTGAAGCGGTGTATACTGGCTGCAATGCATGGGATGACGACCGTACAATATCGAATGGAAAGAGGAAAAGGGAAAAGGAGGAAAAGCTAGATAAATATCCCGGTAAATACATTTGTTTgtggcaaaaaattatagaaACAATTTTGGTGGCTGTGCTCAGCGATGACAACTATGAAATTGCATGCAAGGGATTGGTCAAACAGCTATCCCTTGGCAGTACATTTTTCAAGAAAACCTTATTGTCATCTTTGTTCAACATATGGTCCAAGATTGATACAAGGGACGATTGTTACGACGCTTATCTGGTGGATAGGCTGGGGTCTAGCGGTAGGGAGTTGACTGTTATTGTTAAGGACCTTGAGTTCGACGGAGATTACCAAGTGGCCAGCTTGGCTAAAAGGCTAGGCAAGAGACTCGAGTCCTTTTGTTATAGATGCAACCAAATTGAGATAGACGAGTAA
- a CDS encoding phosphatidylinositol glycan, class M (overlaps_old_locusTagID:BBM_II03765), with the protein MLYQIKCLFYEHTFALALVLRFLLVAYGRIHDSLFKLKYTDIDYKVFTDAASFVYKGESPYLRETYRYTPLIAFLLIPNVTLCKDFGKILFSIFDILTGYFVHKILKFSKVPLSRSRILTAIYLFNPISIAISTRGNADCLICFVVMSAIYFHMKNRTILSSICLGFAIHLKLYPVIYLIPFFISLYKIPVTNNFVAKIRSNYSLYNILNSCMSLIWDSIYHLNINHVKFQVTLITTLTYLTLLFYNTYGYSFLYETYLYHFKRLDHRHNLSLYFYHIYHLVDKHQKLNFLVYPFFQLLCVVTCGLIVDDLILSMCLQTIMFIALNKVCTCQYFIWWISLLPLALAKAKLTQDDIKNLFYSGLLFILSLGLWLFFAYLLEFVGISTYIHLFASSIFFTYSQFNLAWKIYSICNNYSTVNNSTNNVEKGKLND; encoded by the exons ATGTTGTACCAGATTAAGTGCTTATTTTATGAACACACTTTTGCCCTTGCTTTGGTACTAAGGTTTTTGTTGGTTGCTTATGGTAGGATCCACGATTCCTTGT TCAAACTAAAATATACGGATATCGATTACAAAGTGTTTACGGATGCGGCGTCTTTTGTTTATAAGGGAGAATCCCCTTACCTAAGGGAAACTTATAGATACACCCCTTTGAT tGCATTCTTACTAATACCAAATGTCACACTTTGCAAGGattttggtaaaattttgttctCAATTTTCGACATTTTAACTGGTTACTTTGTTCAc AAAATACTCAAGTTCTCAAAAGTACCCCTTAGTAGGTCGAGAATCTTGACTGCTATTTACCTATTCAATCCAATCAGTATTGCAATATCAACCCGGGGGAATGCAGACTGTTTGATCTGCTTTGTTGTGATGTCTGCCATATATTTCCACATGAAAAATCGCACAATACTTTCCTCAATTTG TTTGGGTTTTGCAATACATCTCAAACTCTATCCAGTCATATACCTGATCCCATTCTTTATCAGtttgtataaaataccTGTCACG AACAATTTTGTTGCCAAAATTAGAAGCAATTATTCGCTATACAACATATTGAACTCATGTATGTCATTAATATGGGATTCGATTTATCActtaaatattaatcacGTAAAATTTCAGGTTACATTAATAACAACACTCACGTATCTGACACTGCTATTCTACAATAC ttatgGATACTCATTTTTATACGAGACTTACTTATACCACTTTAAACGATTGGACCATAGACATAACCTATCTTTATACTTCTACCACATCTATCACCTGGTGGATAAACATCaaaaa TTAAACTTTCTTGTTTACCCGTTCTTCCAATTACTATGTGTTGTGACCTGTGGACTAATTGTTGatgatttaattttatcaatgtGTCTACAG ACAATAATGTTTATCGCGTTAAATAAAGTTTGCACTTGCCAA TATTTCATTTGGTGGATATCCCTTCTACCTTTGGCATTAGCAAAGGCAAAACTTACTCAGGACGACATTAAGAACCTTTTTTACTCTGGACTGCTCTTCATTCTGTCACTGGGACTCTGGTTATTTTTTGCATATTTGCTGGAATTTGTGGGGATTTCCACTTACATTCATCTATTTGCTAGCAGCATATTCTTCACATACTCCCAGTTCAATTTAGCATGGAAAATATACTCGATTTGCAATAATTACAGCACTGTCAATAATTCCACAAATAATGTTGAAAAGGGAAAACTGAACgattaa